One segment of Streptomyces sp. YIM 121038 DNA contains the following:
- a CDS encoding MFS transporter has translation MSHATAHSRADRAPRGVVPVLAFAGITVAVMQTLLVPVIKDLPALLRTTPSNATWVMTSTLLAGAVATPIMGRLGDLFGKRRMLLTSLAVMVVGSLVCALTDDLVVMIAGRALQGFAMGAIPLGIGLMRDELPREKLGSAMALMSSSIGVGGGLAMPAAALVAQHADWHALFFGSAGLGALAMLLIVLLVPESPLRAPGTFDVLGALGLSAGLVLFLLPITKGSDWGWSSGLTLGLFAASAVVLALWGVMELRVAAPLVDLRTTARREVLLTNLASIMVGVAFYAISLVLPQLLQLPTATGYGLGQSMVVAGLCVAPLGLTMMFTAPLYARLSAAYGPKVTLILGMLVIAIGYGSGLGLMSAAWQTIVISVVVGAGIGLAYSSLPALIIGAVDPSETGAANGLNTLMRSIGTSVSSAVIGMVLANTAHTVGPVEVPTMEGFRASFLIATGAVAIGLLFALFLPGKERAAAGQHPQLRASSEEDAALARAAEALTGGFRGRVLSPAGAPVARAQVTLIDPQGRRAGAALTDGEGRYALAVPADGAYVLSATAAGHAPGAVSAVHRGEERAVEVDLALLGDSEVLA, from the coding sequence ATGTCCCACGCGACGGCCCACTCCCGCGCCGACCGCGCACCCCGCGGCGTCGTGCCCGTCCTCGCCTTCGCCGGCATCACCGTCGCCGTCATGCAGACGCTGCTCGTCCCCGTCATCAAGGACCTGCCGGCCCTGCTGCGCACGACGCCGTCCAACGCCACCTGGGTCATGACGTCGACGCTCCTCGCGGGCGCCGTCGCCACCCCGATCATGGGCAGACTCGGCGACCTCTTCGGCAAGCGCCGGATGCTGCTCACGAGCCTCGCGGTCATGGTCGTCGGCTCGCTGGTGTGCGCCCTCACCGACGACCTCGTCGTCATGATCGCCGGGCGGGCGCTGCAAGGCTTCGCGATGGGCGCCATCCCGCTCGGCATCGGCCTGATGCGCGACGAGCTGCCCCGCGAGAAGCTCGGCTCGGCGATGGCCCTGATGAGCTCCTCCATAGGCGTCGGCGGCGGCCTCGCCATGCCCGCCGCCGCCCTCGTGGCGCAGCACGCCGACTGGCACGCCCTGTTCTTCGGGTCCGCGGGCCTCGGCGCGCTCGCCATGCTGCTCATCGTCCTGCTGGTGCCGGAGAGCCCGCTGCGGGCCCCGGGCACCTTCGACGTCCTCGGCGCGCTCGGCCTCTCGGCGGGCCTGGTCCTCTTCCTCCTGCCCATCACCAAGGGCAGCGACTGGGGCTGGAGTTCGGGCCTGACCCTCGGCCTGTTCGCGGCCTCGGCGGTGGTGCTCGCCCTGTGGGGCGTGATGGAGCTGCGCGTCGCGGCGCCGCTGGTCGACCTGCGCACCACGGCCCGGCGCGAGGTGCTGCTCACCAACCTCGCCTCGATCATGGTCGGCGTCGCCTTCTACGCCATCTCGCTCGTGCTCCCCCAGCTCCTCCAGCTGCCCACCGCCACGGGCTACGGCCTCGGCCAGTCGATGGTCGTCGCGGGCCTGTGCGTGGCGCCGCTCGGCCTGACGATGATGTTCACCGCGCCCCTGTACGCCCGGCTCTCGGCCGCGTACGGGCCGAAGGTCACCCTGATCCTCGGCATGCTCGTCATCGCCATCGGCTACGGCTCGGGCCTCGGCCTGATGAGCGCCGCCTGGCAGACCATCGTCATCTCGGTCGTGGTCGGCGCGGGCATCGGCCTCGCCTACTCCTCGCTGCCCGCGCTCATCATCGGTGCCGTCGACCCGTCCGAGACGGGCGCGGCCAACGGCCTCAACACCCTGATGCGGTCCATCGGCACCTCCGTGTCCAGCGCCGTCATCGGCATGGTCCTCGCCAACACCGCGCACACCGTGGGCCCCGTCGAGGTGCCCACCATGGAGGGCTTCCGCGCCTCCTTCCTCATCGCCACCGGGGCCGTCGCGATCGGGCTGCTGTTCGCGCTGTTCCTGCCGGGCAAGGAGCGGGCCGCGGCCGGGCAGCACCCGCAGCTGCGGGCCAGCAGCGAGGAGGACGCCGCGCTCGCCCGGGCCGCCGAGGCGCTCACCGGCGGGTTCCGGGGGCGGGTCCTGTCCCCCGCCGGGGCGCCCGTCGCCCGCGCGCAGGTCACGCTGATCGACCCGCAGGGCCGCCGGGCGGGCGCGGCCCTCACCGACGGCGAGGGCCGCTACGCCCTCGCCGTCCCGGCCGACGGCGCGTACGTGCTCTCGGCCACCGCCGCCGGACACGCGCCGGGCGCCGTCTCGGCCGTGCACCGCGGCGAGGAGCGGGCCGTCGAGGTCGACCTGGCGCTGCTGGGCGACAGCGAGGTCCTGGCCTGA
- a CDS encoding class I SAM-dependent methyltransferase — protein sequence MAATQAQAPAPEVLGAFEAAKGFMPVHEGLALYAAAREAAALGLPLLEVGTYCGRSTILLADAARAAGVSVITVDHHRGSEEQQPGWEYHDPQTVDPEVGRMDTLPVFRRTLHRAGLEDHVIAVVGRSPQVARLWQAPLGLVFIDGGHTDEHANADYEGWAPHVAEGGLLVIHDVFPDPVDEWTGQAPYRVYLRALESGMFTEASVTDSLRVLRRTGAGDSGRG from the coding sequence ATGGCCGCCACTCAGGCTCAGGCCCCGGCACCGGAGGTCCTCGGCGCCTTCGAGGCGGCCAAGGGCTTCATGCCCGTCCACGAAGGGCTCGCCCTGTACGCGGCCGCGCGCGAGGCGGCGGCCCTCGGCCTTCCCCTGCTCGAAGTCGGCACGTACTGCGGGCGCTCCACGATCCTGCTCGCGGACGCGGCCCGCGCGGCCGGTGTGAGTGTGATCACGGTCGACCACCACCGCGGCAGCGAGGAGCAGCAGCCCGGCTGGGAGTACCACGACCCGCAGACCGTGGACCCGGAGGTGGGCCGGATGGACACGCTGCCCGTCTTCCGGCGCACGCTGCACCGGGCGGGCCTGGAGGACCACGTGATCGCGGTCGTCGGCCGCTCCCCGCAGGTGGCACGGCTCTGGCAGGCCCCGCTCGGCCTGGTCTTCATCGACGGCGGGCACACCGACGAGCACGCGAACGCGGACTACGAGGGGTGGGCGCCGCACGTGGCGGAGGGCGGCCTGCTCGTCATCCACGACGTGTTCCCCGACCCGGTGGACGAGTGGACGGGGCAGGCCCCGTACCGCGTGTACCTCCGGGCCCTGGAGTCCGGGATGTTCACAGAGGCCTCCGTCACCGACTCCCTCCGCGTCCTGCGCCGAACCGGCGCGGGCGACTCCGGCCGCGGATAG
- a CDS encoding N-acetylmuramoyl-L-alanine amidase has product MSYVGPDSQPPRPPRRFGGGRTLAVTLAVLAPATLAGYLIHDATSGPEDAKPPRTLPSASRSDQNAPSKPTADDPSKSPAPDRPEKPKGEPAGKGDGKADDKPSGKAPSGGRPAPSGPLKGKVVVIDPGHNPGNFRHTAEINRPVNIGTHSKECDTTGTSTNRGYTEARFTLDVAHRLRDLLHRQGATVRLTQDGDRAWGPCVDERARIGNAARADAVVSLHADGSAVGNRGFHVILPAKVRGGAADTTAIVGPSRDLGERIAGQFLSATKSAPSNYVGDGTGLDVRRDLGGLNLSKVPKVFIECGNMRDPKDEALLTNSGWRQKAATGISAGIASFLTG; this is encoded by the coding sequence GTGTCGTACGTAGGTCCGGACAGTCAGCCACCGCGCCCGCCCCGCCGCTTCGGCGGCGGCCGCACGCTCGCGGTCACCCTCGCCGTGCTCGCGCCCGCCACGCTCGCGGGCTACCTCATCCACGACGCGACGAGCGGGCCGGAGGACGCCAAGCCGCCGAGAACGCTGCCGTCGGCAAGCCGCTCGGACCAGAACGCGCCCTCGAAGCCGACCGCGGACGACCCCTCGAAGTCCCCCGCCCCGGACCGACCGGAGAAGCCGAAGGGCGAGCCCGCGGGCAAGGGCGACGGCAAGGCGGACGACAAGCCGTCGGGCAAGGCCCCGTCGGGAGGCCGCCCCGCGCCCTCGGGCCCCCTCAAGGGCAAGGTCGTGGTGATCGACCCGGGCCACAACCCGGGCAACTTCCGGCACACCGCGGAGATCAACCGCCCGGTGAACATCGGCACCCACTCCAAGGAGTGCGACACCACCGGCACCTCCACCAACCGGGGTTACACGGAAGCCCGGTTCACCCTCGACGTCGCCCACCGGCTGCGGGACCTGCTGCACCGGCAGGGCGCCACGGTCCGCCTCACCCAGGACGGCGACCGGGCGTGGGGCCCCTGCGTCGACGAGCGCGCCCGCATCGGCAACGCGGCCCGCGCCGACGCGGTCGTCTCCCTGCACGCCGACGGCTCGGCCGTCGGCAACCGCGGCTTCCACGTGATCCTGCCCGCGAAGGTCCGCGGCGGCGCCGCCGACACCACCGCCATCGTCGGCCCCTCCCGCGACCTCGGCGAGCGCATCGCGGGCCAGTTCCTCTCCGCCACCAAGAGCGCCCCCTCCAACTACGTGGGCGACGGCACCGGCCTCGACGTCCGCCGCGACCTCGGCGGCCTCAACCTCTCCAAGGTCCCCAAGGTGTTCATCGAATGCGGCAACATGCGCGACCCGAAGGACGAGGCACTGCTCACGAACTCCGGCTGGCGCCAGAAGGCCGCGACCGGCATTTCAGCCGGAATCGCGAGCTTCCTCACCGGCTGA
- a CDS encoding LLM class F420-dependent oxidoreductase — protein MRLGLALGYWGRGPEPGQLALVQEAERLGYDSVWTAEAWGSDAFTPLTWIAAHTSRIRLGTAVAQMAARSPTATAMHALTLDHLSGGRVLLGLGLSGPQVVEGWYGRPFPASPLTATREYVDVVRQVLRRAAPVTLDGRFHPLPYPGDDGSGLGKPLKSITHPLRGDLPVLLGAEGPRNIAQTTRIADGWLPLYWSPTRTDVYEASLTGLRDGFMVAPLVRATVCDDVQEALLPVKAMLGFYIGGMGHAQRNFHADLMARMGFADAARRVRELFLAGRREEAVLAVPDAFADEISLVGPRERIAERLELWRKGPVTDLLVLTREPGTLRVLAELCA, from the coding sequence ATGCGGCTTGGGCTCGCGCTCGGGTACTGGGGCCGTGGCCCCGAACCCGGGCAGCTCGCGCTCGTCCAGGAGGCCGAGCGGCTCGGGTACGACTCGGTGTGGACCGCCGAGGCCTGGGGCTCGGACGCGTTCACGCCGCTGACCTGGATCGCGGCGCACACCTCGCGGATCCGGCTCGGCACGGCGGTGGCGCAGATGGCCGCCCGCTCCCCCACCGCCACGGCCATGCACGCCCTGACCCTCGACCACCTCTCCGGCGGCCGCGTACTCCTCGGGCTCGGGCTCTCGGGGCCGCAGGTGGTGGAGGGGTGGTACGGCAGGCCGTTCCCCGCCTCCCCGCTGACCGCGACGCGGGAGTACGTGGACGTCGTACGCCAGGTGCTGCGGCGGGCGGCCCCGGTGACCCTCGACGGCCGGTTCCACCCGCTGCCGTACCCGGGGGACGACGGGTCCGGGCTCGGCAAGCCGCTGAAGTCCATCACGCACCCGCTCCGCGGCGACCTGCCCGTGCTGCTCGGCGCCGAGGGGCCCAGGAACATCGCCCAGACGACGCGGATCGCGGACGGCTGGCTCCCCCTGTACTGGTCCCCGACCCGCACGGACGTCTACGAGGCCTCGCTCACCGGCCTGCGGGACGGCTTCATGGTGGCCCCGCTCGTCCGCGCGACCGTCTGCGACGACGTACAGGAGGCGCTCCTGCCGGTGAAGGCCATGCTCGGCTTCTACATCGGCGGCATGGGACACGCGCAGCGCAACTTCCACGCCGACCTGATGGCCCGGATGGGCTTCGCGGACGCGGCGCGGCGGGTGCGGGAGCTGTTCCTGGCCGGGCGGCGCGAGGAGGCCGTGCTCGCCGTGCCGGACGCCTTCGCCGACGAGATCTCCCTGGTCGGCCCGCGCGAGCGGATCGCCGAACGCCTGGAACTCTGGCGCAAGGGCCCCGTCACCGACCTGCTGGTCCTCACCCGGGAGCCGGGCACCCTGCGCGTCCTCGCCGAGCTCTGCGCCTAG
- a CDS encoding substrate-binding domain-containing protein: MRRRALAVCLALLATTLTACGRGGDTTTLRVLASPELADVEPFLGRLKDDTGVELDIDFKATADLSEPLGSYDLAWPASDRSYLLRLREGGRPAAPPESTAIMRSPVVVGLTRATAERVRASARGGRITWADIADAAADGTVRFGMADPRRSDTGRAALVGVATAAAGTGGVLRERDVSCDRLRGFRSGQTLTAASSRALIDAYARRPGRTNALIAHEAELLSLNAAGTLRRPLEIVHPADGMVLSDFPLMLLDAERHEAYRKVVDWLRRDDVQKELVERTWRRPVGADVPRPPQLRSAIGNALSYPDQLSVIRRLMDDYGDPARRTGDHVVFLLDFSTSMRGARMADLRAAFAGLSGADPTAAGKFARFYRGERLTVVRFAGRVLQERTVTVRGDGDLRALNSFVAGGRFGDATAVWSALDRGYDRAEATVDADPGRRASIVLMTDGESNSGLSYGQFVRRYAQRGAAVRSVPTFPVHLGEADAKALRRAAGATGGRVVDAGSSSLSQAFKEIRGCR, translated from the coding sequence GTGAGGCGGCGCGCCCTCGCCGTCTGCCTGGCGCTGCTCGCCACCACCCTGACCGCCTGCGGCCGGGGCGGGGACACCACGACCCTGCGGGTGCTCGCGAGCCCCGAACTCGCCGACGTGGAGCCGTTCCTCGGCCGGCTGAAGGACGACACGGGGGTCGAGCTCGACATCGACTTCAAGGCCACGGCCGACCTCTCCGAACCGCTCGGCTCCTACGACCTGGCCTGGCCCGCGTCCGACCGCTCGTACCTGCTGCGGCTGCGGGAGGGCGGGCGGCCCGCCGCGCCGCCCGAGTCCACCGCGATCATGCGCTCCCCGGTCGTCGTCGGCCTCACCCGCGCCACCGCGGAGCGCGTCCGGGCCTCGGCCCGGGGCGGCCGGATCACCTGGGCCGACATCGCGGACGCCGCCGCCGACGGGACCGTGCGCTTCGGCATGGCCGACCCGCGGCGCAGCGACACCGGGCGCGCCGCGCTCGTCGGCGTGGCCACGGCCGCCGCGGGCACCGGCGGGGTGCTGCGCGAGCGGGACGTGTCCTGCGACCGGCTGCGGGGCTTCCGCTCCGGGCAGACGCTCACCGCCGCCAGCTCCCGCGCCCTGATCGACGCCTACGCGCGCCGCCCCGGCCGGACCAACGCCCTCATCGCGCACGAGGCGGAACTCCTCTCCCTGAACGCGGCGGGGACCCTGCGCCGCCCCCTGGAGATCGTGCACCCGGCGGACGGCATGGTCCTGTCCGACTTCCCGCTGATGCTCCTCGACGCCGAGCGGCACGAGGCGTACCGCAAGGTCGTCGACTGGCTGCGGCGCGACGACGTACAGAAGGAACTGGTGGAGCGCACCTGGCGGCGGCCCGTCGGCGCGGACGTGCCCCGGCCGCCGCAGCTGCGGTCCGCCATCGGCAACGCGCTCTCCTACCCCGACCAGCTCTCCGTCATCCGGCGCCTGATGGACGACTACGGCGACCCGGCCCGCCGCACCGGCGACCACGTGGTGTTCCTGCTCGACTTCTCCACGTCGATGCGCGGCGCGCGGATGGCGGACCTGCGCGCGGCCTTCGCCGGGCTGAGCGGCGCGGACCCCACGGCGGCGGGCAAGTTCGCCCGCTTCTACCGGGGCGAGCGGCTGACCGTGGTGCGGTTCGCGGGCCGCGTCCTTCAGGAGCGTACGGTGACGGTGCGCGGCGACGGCGATCTGCGCGCCCTGAACTCCTTCGTCGCGGGCGGCCGCTTCGGCGACGCGACGGCCGTGTGGTCGGCCCTCGACCGGGGCTACGACCGGGCCGAGGCCACCGTCGACGCCGACCCGGGCCGCCGTGCCTCGATCGTCCTGATGACCGACGGCGAGAGCAACTCGGGCCTGTCGTACGGCCAGTTCGTCCGCCGCTACGCACAACGGGGCGCCGCCGTGCGGTCGGTGCCCACCTTCCCCGTCCACTTAGGAGAGGCCGACGCCAAGGCGCTGCGGCGCGCCGCCGGGGCGACCGGCGGCCGTGTCGTGGACGCCGGATCCTCCTCCCTCTCCCAGGCGTTCAAGGAGATCCGTGGGTGTCGTTGA
- a CDS encoding prenyltransferase: MTSPERTEHLVLPGVLTAHQAADTVRGILAAQRPDGAIPWFRGHHLDPWDHTEAAMALDAAGEHAAAARAYDWLARHQNADGSWYAAYADGDPDAVTDRGRETNFCAYVAVGVWHHYLTTGDEAFLDRMWPVVVAAVEFVLALQQPGGQIGWKREPDGTPVADALLTGSSSIHQALRCALAVAETREDPQPDWELAAGALAHAIRRHPERFLDKDRYSMDWYYPVLGGALAGAEAKARIEEGWDRFVVPGLGVRCVVPNPWVTGGESAELALALWALGESDRAVDVLKSIQHLRDDETGLYWTGYVYDDAAVWPVEQTTWTAGSLLLAVAALGGDEATCRVFSGTDLPTGLDPDCC, encoded by the coding sequence GTGACGAGCCCGGAGCGTACCGAACACCTGGTCCTGCCCGGCGTTCTGACGGCGCATCAGGCGGCGGACACGGTCCGCGGCATCCTCGCCGCGCAGCGCCCCGACGGCGCCATACCCTGGTTCCGCGGCCACCACCTGGACCCGTGGGACCACACCGAGGCGGCCATGGCCCTGGACGCGGCGGGCGAGCACGCGGCCGCCGCCCGCGCCTACGACTGGCTCGCCCGGCACCAGAACGCGGACGGCTCCTGGTACGCGGCGTACGCCGACGGCGACCCGGACGCCGTCACCGACCGGGGCCGCGAGACCAACTTCTGCGCGTACGTGGCCGTCGGCGTCTGGCACCACTACCTGACCACCGGCGACGAGGCGTTCCTCGACCGGATGTGGCCGGTGGTCGTGGCCGCCGTCGAGTTCGTGCTCGCCCTCCAGCAGCCGGGCGGCCAGATCGGCTGGAAGCGGGAGCCGGACGGCACCCCGGTCGCCGACGCGCTCCTGACCGGCTCCTCCTCCATCCACCAGGCGCTGCGCTGCGCCCTCGCCGTCGCCGAGACGCGCGAGGACCCCCAGCCGGACTGGGAGCTGGCGGCGGGCGCCCTGGCCCACGCGATCCGGCGCCACCCCGAGCGGTTCCTCGACAAGGACCGCTACTCGATGGACTGGTACTACCCCGTCCTCGGCGGCGCGCTCGCCGGGGCCGAGGCCAAGGCCCGCATCGAGGAGGGCTGGGACCGCTTCGTCGTGCCCGGCCTCGGCGTGCGCTGCGTGGTGCCCAACCCCTGGGTCACCGGCGGCGAGAGCGCCGAGCTGGCCCTCGCCCTGTGGGCGCTCGGCGAGTCCGACCGCGCCGTGGACGTCCTGAAGTCCATCCAGCACCTGCGCGACGACGAGACCGGCCTGTACTGGACGGGCTACGTCTACGACGACGCGGCCGTCTGGCCCGTCGAGCAGACCACCTGGACGGCGGGCTCCCTGCTGCTTGCCGTGGCGGCGCTCGGCGGCGACGAGGCGACCTGCCGGGTGTTCTCGGGCACGGACCTGCCCACGGGCCTGGACCCGGACTGCTGCTAG
- a CDS encoding class I SAM-dependent methyltransferase, protein MLTVDFTRFPLAPGDRVLDLGCGAGRHAFECYRRGAQVVALDRNGEEIREVAKWFAAMKEAGEAPAGATATAMEGDALNLPFPDESFDVVIISEVMEHIPDDKGVLAEMVRVLKPGGRIAVTVPRYGPEKVCWTLSDAYHEVEGGHIRIYRADELLARMRESGLKPYGTHHAHALHSPYWWLKCAFGVDNDKALPVRAYHKLLVWDIMKKPLATKLAEQALNPLIGKSFVAYATKPHLPRAAAAPAAAPAPVDAKAGA, encoded by the coding sequence GTGCTGACCGTCGACTTCACCCGCTTCCCGCTCGCGCCGGGGGACCGCGTCCTCGACCTCGGCTGCGGGGCCGGACGGCACGCCTTCGAGTGCTACCGGCGCGGTGCCCAGGTGGTGGCGCTCGACCGGAACGGCGAGGAGATCCGCGAGGTCGCGAAGTGGTTCGCGGCCATGAAGGAGGCGGGCGAGGCCCCGGCGGGCGCCACCGCGACCGCGATGGAGGGCGACGCGCTCAACCTGCCCTTCCCCGACGAGTCGTTCGACGTCGTGATCATCTCCGAGGTGATGGAGCACATCCCCGACGACAAGGGCGTCCTCGCCGAGATGGTCCGGGTCCTCAAGCCCGGCGGCCGCATAGCCGTGACGGTCCCGCGCTACGGCCCGGAGAAGGTCTGCTGGACCCTCAGCGACGCGTACCACGAGGTCGAGGGCGGCCACATCCGCATCTACCGCGCCGACGAACTCCTCGCCAGGATGCGGGAGTCGGGCCTCAAGCCCTACGGCACCCACCACGCGCACGCGCTGCACTCCCCGTACTGGTGGCTCAAGTGCGCGTTCGGCGTGGACAACGACAAGGCGCTGCCCGTCCGCGCCTACCACAAGCTCCTGGTCTGGGACATCATGAAGAAGCCGCTGGCGACGAAGCTCGCCGAGCAGGCCCTGAACCCGCTGATCGGCAAGAGCTTCGTGGCGTACGCGACCAAGCCGCACCTGCCGCGTGCCGCCGCCGCCCCCGCCGCCGCTCCCGCTCCCGTCGACGCGAAGGCCGGGGCGTGA